In a single window of the Gossypium hirsutum isolate 1008001.06 chromosome D02, Gossypium_hirsutum_v2.1, whole genome shotgun sequence genome:
- the LOC107889983 gene encoding uncharacterized protein, with translation MNDIDCTPEQKLKGAASLLRDEAYQWWLLIEEGTQSDCLNWDFFNTAFQGRYVRASYVDARRRGFMNLTQGDRSVVEYEAEFLRLNRYARGMIRRRSSKRLSTWSARIETERGKNKKYSEPFNSIQRPKKRVRPDGLVREGVLVVSTGIQPCSDYGRHHLGCTHSYVASTVSKNLGISVESTSSEIIVLSPLGKFVRVHRLYRNVLLVVQGVVFLANLLELLFGEFDLILGMDWLVEHRVSLDCVTKRVVLRTKDDKEVVVISECRDYLSNVIFALVVEKLVRKWCEAYMAVVSVLVSGDFSVGDIRTVREFLDVFPEELPGLPLNREGEFAIELLLGTAPVCIAPY, from the exons ATGAACGACATAGATTGTACTCCTGAGCAGAAACTTAAAGGTGCAGCCTCTTTGCTTCGCgacgaggcatatcagtggtggttattgattgaggagggtactcagtcGGATTGTCTGAATTGGGACTTCTTTAATACTGCTTTCCAGGGGAGGTATGTGAGGgcgagctatgtggatgctcgtaggcGTGGGTTTATGAATCTCACGCAAGGTGATAGATCAGTggtcgagtatgaggccgagtttctgagatTAAACCGCTACGCTCGAGGCATG ATAAGGCGTAGATCGTCGAAGAGGTTAAGCACATGGAGCGCCAGAATAGAGACcgagagaggcaagaataagaaGTATTCAGAGCCCTTTAATTctattcagaggcctaagaaacggGTCAGACCTGATGGGCTTGTTAGAGAAGGGGTTCTTGTTGTTTCTACTGGGATTCAGCCATGTAGTGATTATGGTAGACATCATTtgg GTTGTacacactcctatgtagctagtacTGTTTCCAAAAACCTAGGGATTTCTgttgagagcacttctagtgaaATTATTGTACTGAGTCCGTTGGGGAAGTTTGTTCGAGTTCATAGACTTTATAGGAATGTTCTGTTAGTAGTGCAAGGGGTTGTATTTCTGGCAAATCTATTGGAGTTATtgtttggggagttcgacttaattttgggtatggattggttggttgaGCACCGAGTTAGCTTAGATTGCGTGACTAAGAGGGTTGTTCTGAGGACTAAGGATGATAAGGAGGTGGTTGTGATCAGTGAGTGTCGAGATTATCTGTCTAACGTGATATTCGCTCTTGTGGTTGAGAAATTGGTTCGAAAATGGTGTGAGGCTTATATGGCTGTCGTCAGTGTTTTAGTTTCAGGGGACTTTTCTGTCGGAGATATTAGAACAGTGAGGGagtttttggatgtttttcctgaggagttaccaggTTTACCTCTAAATCGGGAAGGTGAGTTTGCCATTGAGCTTCTACTGGGTACAGCTCCTGTGTGCATCGCTCCCTActga